In Silene latifolia isolate original U9 population chromosome X, ASM4854445v1, whole genome shotgun sequence, the following proteins share a genomic window:
- the LOC141618458 gene encoding uncharacterized protein LOC141618458 encodes MEYKPSSNSSWVWRRICKVKDELRAGYSNGHWTAQPGEFTPAGCYTWLRGNRPKAQWNKAVWNAWTLPKHQFLGWLVAHEALSTTAKLVRFGMDIEDKCYLCGLISETMEHLFCECHYSRRIVRELNKITAWDFPTRNTMEWCVHRTGTALQRGIQNAMMMSMLYQIWQQRNKSRTENVLLRPEVVAGIIMEEMRSRVRTRERTPMTIEDRDWLSRIRLMI; translated from the coding sequence ATGGAATACAAGCCTAGCTCCAACTCTAGCTGGGTGTGGAGAAGAATCTGCAAGGTTAAAGACGAACTGAGAGCTGGTTATTCCAATGGACATTGGACTGCACAACCAGGAGAATTTACTCCTGCTGGATGCTATACTTGGCTTAGAGGGAATAGGCCTAAAGCTCAATGGAACAAGGCAGTCTGGAATGCTTGGACCCTACCAAAACACCAATTCCTAGGTTGGCTTGTGGCTCATGAAGCCCTGAGTACAACAGCCAAGCTAGTCAGGTTTGGGATGGATATTGAAGATAAGTGCTATCTCTGCGGCCTAATATCTGAGACCATGGAGCATCTGTTCTGCGAATGCCACTACAGTAGAAGAATAGTCAGGGAATTGAATAAGATAACTGCATGGGATTTCCCAACCAGGAATACCATGGAATGGTGTGTGCATAGAACAGGGACTGCGCTTCAGAGAGGAATTCAAAATGCTATGATGATGAGCATGTTGTACCAGATATGGCAACAAAGAAACAAGAGTAGAACTGAGAACGTCCTGCTCCGTCCTGAAGTAGTGGCAGGGATAATCATGGAAGAAATGAGATCAAGAGTTCGAACTCGAGAAAGAACACCAATGACAATCGAAGATAGAGATTGGCTTAGTAGAATCCGTCTTATGATCTAA